From the Pseudomonas putida genome, one window contains:
- a CDS encoding methionine ABC transporter ATP-binding protein, translated as MSQASALRAPTAQPSPSTAREQALRPEVNEAHVRFIGLGKTYPGQQQPALHGIDLNIRRGEIFGIIGRSGAGKSSLLRTINRLEQPSQGRVLIDQVDIAPFDEDRLVALRRRIGMIFQHFNLMSAKTVWQNVELPLKVAGVAKAERQRKVRELLELVGLQEKHHVYPAQLSGGQKQRVGIARALVHDPEILLCDEATSALDPETTASILELLRDINQRLGLTVVLITHEMAVIRDICHRVVVLERGAIVEQGEVWRVFGSPRHEVTRTLLAPLQTKLPAALQANLRASPAGRDSALVLKLTLLGEPALSDLFAELGGRVRLLQGGVETIGEHALGQLILSIQGSPHDTHLLLERARRWAEDVEVLGHVV; from the coding sequence ATGAGCCAGGCCAGCGCGCTCAGGGCGCCCACCGCACAACCATCGCCGTCTACGGCCAGGGAGCAGGCCCTGCGCCCGGAGGTAAACGAAGCCCACGTGCGCTTCATCGGCCTCGGCAAGACTTACCCTGGCCAGCAGCAACCCGCGCTGCACGGCATCGACCTGAATATCCGCCGTGGCGAGATCTTCGGCATCATCGGCCGCAGTGGTGCGGGCAAGTCGTCGCTGCTGCGCACCATCAACCGCCTCGAGCAGCCGAGCCAGGGCCGTGTACTGATCGACCAGGTGGACATCGCGCCCTTCGACGAGGACCGCCTGGTAGCCCTGCGCCGACGCATCGGCATGATCTTCCAGCACTTCAACCTCATGTCGGCCAAGACGGTGTGGCAGAACGTCGAGCTGCCGCTGAAGGTGGCCGGCGTGGCCAAGGCCGAGCGCCAGCGCAAGGTCCGCGAGCTGCTGGAGCTGGTGGGTTTGCAGGAGAAACATCACGTCTATCCGGCGCAACTGTCCGGCGGGCAGAAGCAGCGGGTCGGCATCGCCCGCGCCTTGGTGCACGACCCGGAAATTCTGCTGTGCGACGAAGCCACCTCGGCGCTGGACCCCGAGACCACGGCGTCAATCCTCGAACTGCTGCGAGACATCAACCAGCGCCTGGGGCTGACCGTGGTGTTGATCACCCACGAGATGGCAGTGATCCGCGACATCTGTCACCGCGTGGTGGTGCTGGAGCGTGGCGCGATCGTCGAGCAGGGCGAAGTCTGGCGCGTGTTCGGCAGCCCACGCCATGAGGTCACCCGCACCCTGCTCGCGCCGTTGCAGACCAAGCTGCCCGCGGCTTTGCAGGCAAACCTGCGCGCAAGCCCGGCGGGCCGAGACAGCGCATTGGTGCTCAAACTCACCCTGCTCGGCGAGCCAGCGCTGTCCGACCTGTTCGCCGAACTGGGCGGGCGTGTGCGGCTGCTTCAGGGTGGCGTGGAGACCATCGGCGAGCATGCACTCGGGCAGTTGATCCTGTCGATTCAAGGCTCACCGCACGACACGCACCTATTGCTCGAACGCGCCCGCCGCTGGGCCGAAGACGTGGAGGTACTGGGCCATGTGGTTTGA
- a CDS encoding MetQ/NlpA family ABC transporter substrate-binding protein, with product MLEKLFRPVAAIAITLGLSASAFAAEPLKIGTTAAFAIPLEAAVEEAHKQGLEVKLIEFSDWIAPNVSLNSGDIDVNYFQHIPFLENAKAAAGFNLVPYAPGIINNVGLYSKKYKSFAELPEGASVAIANDPINSGRGLQLLAKAGLITLKPGVGYKATEDDIVANPKKLKILQVEAVQLVRAYDDADLVQGYPAYIRLANSFDATSALLFDGLENKEYVIQFVIRPQSKDDPRLARFVDIYQHSPAVRSALNKAHGSLYQAGWEG from the coding sequence ATGCTTGAGAAACTGTTCCGGCCCGTCGCGGCCATCGCCATCACCCTCGGCCTGTCCGCCAGCGCCTTCGCCGCCGAACCACTGAAGATCGGCACCACCGCAGCCTTCGCCATCCCTCTGGAGGCGGCGGTGGAAGAAGCCCACAAGCAAGGCCTGGAGGTGAAGCTGATCGAGTTCAGCGACTGGATCGCGCCGAATGTCAGCCTCAACAGCGGCGACATCGATGTGAACTACTTCCAGCACATTCCCTTCCTGGAGAACGCCAAGGCTGCGGCCGGTTTCAACCTGGTGCCCTACGCCCCGGGCATCATCAACAACGTCGGCCTGTACTCGAAAAAGTACAAGAGCTTCGCCGAACTGCCCGAGGGCGCCAGCGTGGCCATCGCCAATGACCCGATCAACAGCGGCCGCGGCCTGCAGTTGCTGGCCAAGGCTGGCTTGATCACCCTCAAGCCGGGGGTAGGCTACAAGGCCACCGAAGACGACATCGTCGCCAACCCGAAGAAGCTGAAGATTCTTCAGGTCGAAGCTGTGCAACTGGTGCGTGCCTACGACGACGCCGACCTGGTCCAGGGCTACCCGGCCTACATCCGCCTGGCCAACAGCTTCGATGCCACTTCGGCGCTGCTGTTCGATGGCCTGGAAAACAAGGAGTACGTGATCCAGTTCGTCATCCGCCCGCAGAGCAAGGACGACCCGCGCCTGGCCAGGTTCGTCGACATCTACCAACACTCGCCTGCCGTGCGTTCGGCCTTGAACAAGGCCCATGGCAGCCTGTACCAGGCCGGTTGGGAGGGCTGA
- a CDS encoding LLM class flavin-dependent oxidoreductase — protein MARQILLNAFNMNCIGHINHGLWTHPRDTSTRYKTLEYWTDLARLLERGLFDGLFIADIVGTYDIYGNSVDVTLKESIQLPVNDPLLLVSAMAAVTRHLGFGLTANLTYEAPYLFARRLSTLDHLSNGRVGWNIVTGYLDSAARAMGLEQQPEHDRRYDQADEYLQVLYKLLEGSWADDAVVNDRQRRVYAEPNKVRKVRHQGEFYKVEGYHLCEPSPQRTPVLFQAGSSPRGLAFAGSHAECVFISGQDKAATRAQVNKVRAAAQAAGRDPQAVKVFMGITVIVAPTEQQAQAKHAEYLQHASAEAGVAHFAASTGIDFAAYGLDEPIGASKGNAIQSATRQLQENAWTRRRLLEQHALGGRYVTLVGAPDQVAEQLIAWIDETGLDGFNLTRTVTPENYEDFIELVVPQLQQRGRYKTAYADGTLREKLFASNHPHLPADHPGSTYRNTPTPAPTGALHHA, from the coding sequence ATGGCCAGGCAGATCCTGCTCAATGCCTTCAACATGAACTGCATCGGGCACATAAACCACGGTTTGTGGACCCACCCTCGGGACACCTCGACCCGGTACAAGACCCTGGAATACTGGACCGATCTGGCGCGTCTGCTGGAGCGCGGGCTGTTCGACGGCCTGTTCATCGCCGACATCGTCGGCACCTATGACATCTATGGCAACTCCGTAGACGTGACCCTCAAGGAGTCGATCCAGTTGCCGGTCAACGACCCGCTGCTGCTGGTTTCGGCCATGGCCGCCGTCACCCGCCACCTGGGTTTCGGCCTCACCGCCAACCTCACCTACGAAGCGCCCTACCTGTTCGCCCGGCGCCTCTCCACCCTCGACCACCTGAGCAATGGCCGGGTCGGCTGGAACATCGTCACCGGTTACCTCGACAGCGCCGCCCGCGCCATGGGCCTGGAGCAACAGCCCGAGCACGACCGCCGCTACGACCAGGCCGACGAATACCTGCAGGTGCTGTACAAGCTGCTGGAAGGCAGCTGGGCCGATGACGCCGTGGTCAACGACCGCCAACGCCGGGTCTACGCCGAGCCGAACAAGGTGCGCAAGGTCCGCCACCAGGGCGAGTTCTACAAGGTCGAGGGCTACCACCTGTGCGAACCCTCGCCACAGCGCACGCCGGTACTGTTCCAGGCGGGCAGCTCGCCGCGCGGCCTGGCCTTCGCCGGCAGCCATGCCGAGTGCGTGTTCATCAGCGGCCAGGACAAGGCCGCCACCCGCGCCCAGGTCAACAAGGTCCGCGCGGCTGCCCAGGCTGCTGGCCGTGATCCACAGGCGGTGAAGGTTTTCATGGGCATCACGGTGATTGTCGCCCCCACCGAGCAGCAGGCCCAGGCCAAGCACGCCGAGTACCTGCAACATGCCAGCGCGGAAGCCGGCGTGGCGCACTTCGCCGCCTCTACCGGCATCGACTTCGCCGCCTACGGGCTGGACGAACCGATCGGCGCCAGCAAGGGCAACGCCATCCAGTCGGCCACCCGTCAGCTGCAGGAGAACGCCTGGACCCGCCGCCGCCTGCTGGAGCAGCACGCCCTCGGTGGGCGCTATGTAACCCTGGTCGGCGCGCCCGATCAGGTTGCCGAACAGCTGATCGCCTGGATCGATGAAACCGGCCTGGACGGTTTCAACCTGACCCGCACCGTCACCCCGGAAAACTATGAGGACTTCATCGAGCTGGTGGTCCCGCAACTGCAGCAACGCGGACGCTACAAGACCGCCTACGCCGACGGCACCCTGCGCGAGAAGCTGTTTGCCAGCAACCACCCACACTTGCCTGCCGACCACCCAGGTTCCACTTACCGCAACACCCCAACCCCTGCCCCGACTGGAGCCCTGCACCATGCTTGA
- a CDS encoding SfnB family sulfur acquisition oxidoreductase gives MTTSVITNDSQALTVAEQVAQQLKRDSALRDRERRLPHAELELFTRSGLWAISVPKAFGGAGVSNVTLAQVIARIAQADASLGQIPQNHFYALEVLRVNGNPVQQRRLYAEVLAGRRFGNALAELGTKTAHDRTTRLTRDGAGYRINGRKFYATGALYAQRIPTSVIDDQGRQQLAFVPADSQGLQVIDDWSGFGQRTTGSGSVTFDNVWVDADDVVPFQSAFERPTPVGPLAQILHAAIDTGIARAALDDALHFVRTRSRPWIDSGLDKASDDPLTLKSFGQLLIRLHAAEALLERAGELLDRAQADSNAETVAAASIAVAEARAISTEISLAAGTTLFELAGSQATLAEHNLDRHWRNARVHTLHDPVRWKYHAIGNYYLNNENPPRRGTI, from the coding sequence ATGACAACATCCGTTATCACCAACGACAGCCAAGCCCTGACCGTCGCTGAACAAGTCGCCCAGCAACTCAAACGCGACAGCGCTCTGCGAGACCGCGAACGCCGCCTGCCCCACGCCGAACTGGAGCTGTTCACCCGCTCTGGCCTGTGGGCCATCAGCGTCCCCAAAGCCTTTGGCGGTGCCGGCGTGTCCAACGTCACCCTGGCCCAGGTCATCGCCCGCATCGCCCAGGCTGACGCCTCCCTTGGCCAGATTCCGCAGAACCACTTCTACGCCCTCGAAGTGCTGCGAGTGAACGGCAACCCCGTGCAACAGCGGCGCCTGTACGCCGAAGTGCTGGCCGGCCGCCGGTTCGGCAACGCGCTGGCCGAACTGGGCACGAAAACCGCCCACGACCGCACCACCCGCCTGACCCGCGACGGCGCCGGCTACCGCATCAACGGCCGCAAGTTCTACGCCACCGGCGCGCTCTACGCGCAACGTATCCCGACCTCGGTGATCGACGACCAGGGCCGCCAACAGTTGGCCTTCGTCCCCGCCGACAGCCAGGGCCTGCAGGTGATCGACGACTGGAGCGGTTTCGGCCAGCGCACCACCGGCAGCGGCTCGGTGACATTCGACAACGTCTGGGTCGATGCCGACGACGTGGTGCCGTTCCAGAGTGCCTTCGAACGCCCGACACCGGTCGGCCCGCTGGCGCAGATTCTCCACGCAGCCATCGACACCGGTATCGCCCGCGCCGCGCTGGATGATGCCCTGCACTTCGTGCGCACGCGCAGCCGGCCGTGGATCGACTCCGGCCTGGACAAAGCCAGCGACGACCCACTGACCCTGAAAAGCTTCGGCCAGCTGTTGATCCGCCTGCATGCCGCTGAAGCCTTGCTCGAACGCGCTGGCGAACTCCTTGACCGCGCCCAGGCCGACAGCAATGCCGAAACCGTGGCCGCTGCCTCCATCGCCGTTGCCGAAGCACGGGCGATCAGCACGGAAATCTCTCTCGCCGCCGGCACCACGCTGTTCGAACTGGCCGGCAGCCAGGCCACCCTGGCCGAGCACAACCTCGACCGCCATTGGCGCAACGCCCGCGTGCACACCCTGCACGACCCGGTGCGCTGGAAGTATCACGCCATCGGCAACTACTACCTGAACAACGAAAACCCACCACGCCGGGGGACTATCTGA
- a CDS encoding SfnB family sulfur acquisition oxidoreductase: MTTQPNTQFHSDLDSSPLLLPAKVLRNDAEALQAARELAESAREQAARRDQQRKLPWAEIEQFTRSGLGSISVPKAHGGPDVSFETVAEVFRLISAADPALGQIPQNQFGMLQLLRLTATEAQQALIFRNVLDGWRIGNAGPERGTKDTLTLKARITRSGDGYRISGEKFYSTGALFAHWVAVKALDDEGRQRLAFVRRGSPGLRIVDDWSGFGQRTTASGTVLLDQVPVDAELVIDNWRQRDIPNIQGAASQLIQAAIDAGIAEAAIDDAITFVREKSRPWIEAKVERASDDPYVIADIGRLKLELHAAEALLRKAARVLDEVNAGAIDATAAARASIAVAEAKVLTTEISLQASEKLFELAGSRASLAEFNLDRHWRNARVHTLHDPVRWKYHAVGAYHLNGTLPARHSWI; this comes from the coding sequence ATGACCACCCAGCCAAATACCCAATTCCACAGCGACCTCGACAGCTCGCCCCTGCTGCTGCCGGCCAAGGTCCTGCGCAACGACGCCGAAGCCCTGCAAGCTGCCCGCGAACTGGCCGAGAGCGCCCGTGAGCAGGCCGCCCGCCGTGACCAGCAACGCAAGCTGCCCTGGGCAGAAATCGAACAGTTCACCCGCAGCGGCCTGGGCAGCATCAGCGTGCCCAAGGCTCATGGCGGCCCGGACGTCTCGTTCGAAACCGTCGCCGAGGTGTTCCGCCTGATCAGCGCCGCCGACCCGGCCCTGGGGCAGATCCCGCAAAACCAGTTCGGCATGCTGCAACTGCTGCGCCTGACCGCTACCGAGGCCCAGCAGGCGCTGATCTTCCGCAACGTGCTGGACGGCTGGCGCATCGGCAATGCCGGCCCCGAGCGCGGCACCAAGGACACCCTGACGCTCAAGGCCAGGATCACCCGCAGCGGTGACGGCTATCGCATCAGCGGTGAAAAGTTCTATTCCACCGGCGCGTTGTTCGCTCACTGGGTGGCGGTCAAGGCACTGGACGACGAAGGCCGCCAGCGCCTGGCCTTCGTCCGCCGTGGCAGCCCGGGGCTGCGCATCGTCGACGACTGGTCCGGCTTCGGCCAGCGCACCACCGCCAGCGGTACCGTGCTGCTCGACCAGGTACCAGTCGATGCGGAGCTGGTCATCGACAACTGGCGTCAGCGCGATATCCCCAATATCCAGGGCGCGGCCTCGCAGTTGATTCAGGCGGCCATCGATGCCGGCATCGCCGAGGCAGCTATCGACGACGCCATCACCTTCGTCCGCGAAAAATCCCGCCCATGGATCGAAGCCAAGGTCGAGCGCGCCAGCGATGACCCTTACGTGATTGCCGACATCGGCCGTCTGAAGCTTGAGTTGCATGCCGCCGAGGCACTGCTGCGCAAGGCCGCGCGCGTGCTCGACGAGGTCAATGCCGGGGCGATCGATGCCACCGCTGCAGCACGGGCGTCAATTGCCGTGGCCGAGGCCAAGGTGCTGACCACCGAGATCTCGCTGCAGGCCAGCGAGAAGCTGTTCGAGCTGGCTGGCAGCCGCGCAAGCCTGGCCGAGTTCAACCTCGACCGGCACTGGCGCAATGCCCGGGTGCACACCCTGCACGACCCGGTGCGCTGGAAGTACCACGCGGTTGGCGCTTACCACCTCAACGGCACCCTGCCCGCCCGGCATTCATGGATTTGA
- the tcyN gene encoding L-cystine ABC transporter ATP-binding protein TcyN — protein sequence MIVAKGLTKQFKGQTVLNGIDLTVQPGEVVAIIGPSGSGKTTFLRCLNLLETPDAGQIQIGDISIDANRPLGGQQSAIRRLRQQAGFVFQNFNLFPHRTALENVIEGPLIVKKTPREQAVDLGRRLLAKVGLAGKEDAYPRRLSGGQQQRVAIARALAMEPEVILFDEPTSALDPELVGEVLATIRGLAEEKRTMIIVTHEMSFARDVANRVIFFDKGVIVEQGEARALFANPKEERTRQFLRKFLGTTAAQD from the coding sequence ATGATCGTCGCCAAAGGCCTGACCAAGCAGTTCAAGGGCCAGACCGTGCTCAACGGTATCGACCTGACCGTGCAACCCGGTGAAGTGGTGGCCATCATCGGCCCCAGCGGCTCGGGCAAGACCACCTTCCTGCGTTGCCTCAACCTGCTGGAAACCCCGGATGCCGGGCAGATCCAGATCGGTGATATCAGCATCGATGCCAACCGCCCGCTCGGCGGCCAGCAAAGTGCGATCCGCCGCCTGCGCCAGCAAGCTGGCTTCGTGTTCCAGAACTTCAACCTGTTCCCCCACCGCACCGCGCTGGAAAACGTCATCGAAGGCCCGCTGATCGTCAAGAAGACGCCTCGCGAGCAGGCCGTCGACCTGGGTCGGCGGCTGCTGGCCAAGGTCGGCCTGGCGGGCAAGGAAGACGCCTACCCGCGGCGCCTTTCCGGCGGCCAGCAGCAGCGCGTGGCGATTGCCCGTGCGCTGGCCATGGAACCTGAAGTGATCCTGTTCGACGAACCCACCTCGGCCCTCGACCCGGAGCTGGTCGGCGAGGTGCTGGCGACCATCCGCGGGCTGGCCGAGGAGAAGCGCACCATGATCATCGTTACCCACGAGATGAGTTTTGCCCGGGATGTAGCCAACCGGGTGATCTTCTTCGACAAGGGCGTGATCGTGGAACAGGGTGAGGCCAGGGCGCTGTTTGCCAATCCGAAGGAAGAGCGTACCCGGCAGTTCCTGCGCAAGTTCCTCGGTACCACCGCTGCGCAAGACTGA
- the tcyL gene encoding cystine ABC transporter permease: MIAESLQLVADSTPFLLKGAGYTVLLSVGGMFFGLVLGFALALMRLSKILPLNWLARVYVSFFRGTPLLVQLFVIYFGMPQIGIELDPIPASLIGLSLNMAAYICEILRAAISSIDRGQWEAAASIGMTRTQAMRRAILPQALRTALPPLGNSFISLVKDTALAATIQVPELFRQAQLITARTFEVFTMYLAVAVIYWVLCSILAHFQNRMEARVNQHDQEQ, from the coding sequence ATGATCGCTGAAAGCCTGCAACTCGTTGCCGACTCCACGCCCTTCCTGCTGAAGGGCGCGGGTTATACGGTGCTGCTCAGTGTTGGCGGCATGTTCTTCGGCCTGGTGCTGGGCTTTGCCCTGGCACTGATGCGGCTGTCGAAGATCCTGCCGCTGAACTGGCTGGCCCGGGTCTATGTGTCGTTCTTCCGTGGCACGCCGCTGCTGGTGCAGCTGTTCGTGATCTACTTCGGCATGCCGCAGATCGGTATCGAGCTCGACCCGATTCCGGCCTCGCTGATCGGCCTGTCACTGAACATGGCGGCCTACATCTGCGAAATCCTGCGTGCAGCGATCTCTTCGATCGACCGCGGCCAATGGGAAGCTGCAGCCAGCATCGGCATGACCCGTACCCAGGCCATGCGCCGGGCGATCCTGCCCCAGGCACTGCGCACTGCGCTGCCACCGCTGGGCAACAGCTTCATCTCGCTGGTCAAGGACACCGCCCTGGCGGCGACCATCCAGGTGCCCGAGCTGTTCCGCCAAGCGCAGCTGATTACCGCGCGTACCTTCGAAGTATTCACCATGTACCTGGCCGTTGCCGTGATCTACTGGGTCCTCTGCAGCATCCTCGCGCACTTCCAGAACCGCATGGAAGCGCGGGTCAACCAGCACGACCAGGAGCAATGA
- the tcyJ gene encoding cystine ABC transporter substrate-binding protein produces the protein MSKFAKPLLNASLAILLGAGLLGQAFAGEQLKTIQEKGVINVGLEGTYPPFSFQDENGKLTGFEVELSELLAKELGVKAKIQPTKWDGILAALESKRLDVVVNQVTISEERKKKYDFSEPYTISGIQALVLKKKAEQLNIKSAQDLAGKKVGVGLGTNYEQWVKQDVPKADVRTYEDDPSKFADLRNGRIDAILIDRLAALEYAQKAKDTELAGDAFSRLESGVALRKGEPELLAAINKAIDKLKADGTLAKLSEKYFGADVTK, from the coding sequence ATGTCGAAATTCGCCAAACCGCTTCTCAACGCCAGCCTGGCAATCCTGCTGGGTGCCGGCCTGCTCGGCCAGGCATTCGCCGGCGAGCAACTGAAGACCATCCAGGAAAAAGGCGTGATCAACGTCGGCCTCGAAGGCACCTACCCGCCGTTCAGCTTCCAGGATGAAAACGGCAAGCTGACCGGCTTCGAGGTCGAGCTGTCCGAACTGCTGGCCAAGGAGCTGGGGGTCAAGGCCAAGATCCAGCCAACCAAATGGGACGGCATCCTCGCCGCGCTGGAATCCAAGCGCCTGGACGTGGTGGTCAACCAGGTGACCATCTCCGAGGAGCGCAAGAAGAAGTACGACTTCTCCGAGCCCTACACCATCTCCGGCATCCAGGCGCTGGTCCTGAAGAAAAAGGCCGAGCAGCTGAACATCAAGAGTGCGCAAGACCTGGCCGGCAAGAAAGTCGGTGTCGGCCTTGGCACCAACTACGAGCAATGGGTGAAGCAGGACGTGCCGAAGGCTGACGTGCGCACCTATGAAGACGACCCGAGCAAGTTCGCCGACCTGCGCAACGGCCGCATCGATGCCATCCTGATCGACCGCCTGGCTGCGTTGGAATACGCCCAGAAGGCCAAGGACACCGAGCTGGCTGGCGACGCCTTCTCGCGCCTGGAAAGCGGCGTGGCCCTGCGCAAGGGTGAGCCTGAGCTGCTGGCCGCGATCAACAAGGCCATCGACAAGCTCAAGGCCGACGGCACGCTGGCCAAGCTGTCGGAGAAATACTTCGGTGCCGATGTCACCAAATGA
- the epsC gene encoding serine O-acetyltransferase EpsC codes for MSEQTSSGHWQLHSIVSGLRGAREQWRSRNGRSSGEQGGRELPSREAMRQILEQLCGALFPMRLGPVDLREESEDFYVGHTLDAALTALLAQARLELRYAARQSKTELQGIDAQALCLIQDFAAALPGLRVLLDTDVLAAYHGDPAARSVDEVLLCYPGILAIIHHRLAHHLYSAGLPLLARISSELAHSATGIDIHPGAQIGQSFFIDHGTGVVIGETAIIGERVRIYQAVTLGAKRFPSDESGTLHKGLPRHPIVEDDVVIYAGATILGRITIGKGSTIGGNVWLTRSVPAESNITQANLQLDCQDKN; via the coding sequence GTGAGCGAACAAACTTCATCTGGGCATTGGCAACTGCACAGCATCGTCAGTGGCCTGCGCGGTGCCCGCGAGCAATGGCGCAGCCGCAATGGCCGCAGCAGTGGCGAGCAGGGCGGGCGCGAGCTGCCTTCGCGCGAGGCCATGCGGCAGATTCTCGAGCAGCTGTGCGGGGCGCTGTTCCCGATGCGCCTGGGCCCGGTAGACCTGCGTGAAGAGAGCGAGGACTTCTACGTTGGCCATACTCTCGACGCGGCGCTGACGGCCTTGCTGGCGCAGGCGCGGCTGGAACTGCGCTACGCCGCCCGCCAGAGCAAGACGGAGCTGCAGGGCATCGATGCCCAGGCCCTGTGCCTGATCCAGGACTTCGCGGCGGCCTTGCCGGGCCTGCGCGTGCTGCTCGATACCGATGTGCTCGCGGCCTATCACGGCGACCCTGCGGCGCGCAGCGTAGACGAGGTACTGCTGTGCTATCCGGGGATCCTGGCGATCATCCACCACCGTCTGGCTCACCACCTTTATAGCGCGGGCCTGCCGCTGCTGGCACGGATCAGCTCGGAGCTGGCGCATTCGGCCACCGGTATCGACATTCACCCAGGCGCGCAGATCGGCCAGAGCTTCTTCATCGACCACGGTACTGGCGTGGTGATTGGAGAGACCGCGATCATCGGCGAGCGGGTGCGTATCTATCAGGCAGTTACTCTGGGCGCCAAGCGCTTCCCCAGCGATGAGTCAGGGACGCTGCACAAGGGGCTGCCACGCCACCCGATCGTCGAGGACGATGTGGTTATCTATGCCGGGGCGACGATCCTGGGGCGCATTACCATCGGCAAGGGCTCGACCATTGGCGGTAATGTCTGGCTGACCCGCAGTGTGCCGGCCGAAAGCAACATTACCCAGGCCAACCTGCAGCTGGATTGCCAGGACAAGAACTGA